One part of the Rhodococcus oxybenzonivorans genome encodes these proteins:
- a CDS encoding TetR/AcrR family transcriptional regulator C-terminal domain-containing protein, producing MQLRRGDVLDGALAILDEFGLADLTMRRLATALGVQPGALYWHFPNKQTLLGALADKILEDVDAPTTATGWNEEFIELAHRLRGALLSHRDGAELVSATYASRMTNSRVRETFAAVGLRSGLSREHAELASYSLLYYVLGHTVDEQSRAQMESVGALTRAALSPDAPASEIGAYDDDLLDGDPAVRFDFGLSLFVDGIRARLKDPAQHP from the coding sequence GTGCAATTGCGACGCGGCGACGTACTCGACGGCGCACTGGCCATCCTCGACGAGTTCGGCCTCGCCGACCTCACGATGCGGAGGCTCGCGACCGCCCTCGGCGTCCAACCCGGCGCCCTGTACTGGCACTTTCCCAACAAGCAGACCCTCCTCGGCGCTCTCGCCGACAAGATCCTCGAAGACGTCGACGCGCCCACCACGGCTACCGGCTGGAACGAGGAGTTCATCGAGCTGGCCCATCGCCTGCGTGGTGCCCTGCTGTCGCACCGCGACGGTGCCGAGCTCGTCTCCGCGACCTACGCCTCGCGGATGACCAACTCCCGCGTGCGGGAAACGTTCGCCGCCGTCGGCCTGCGATCCGGACTTTCCCGCGAGCACGCCGAGTTGGCGTCGTACTCGCTCCTCTACTACGTCCTCGGACACACGGTCGACGAGCAGTCGCGCGCACAGATGGAATCCGTCGGCGCCCTCACCCGCGCTGCGCTCTCCCCCGACGCCCCGGCATCGGAGATCGGCGCCTACGACGACGACCTCCTCGACGGTGATCCCGCGGTCCGATTCGACTTCGGACTCTCGCTGTTCGTCGACGGCATCCGTGCACGGCTGAAAGACCCCGCGCAGCATCCCTGA
- the bioB gene encoding biotin synthase BioB has product MTSAPVQTDILALARDQVLERGEGLTQSQVLEVLQLPDERLEELLALAHDVRMTWCGPEVEVEGIISLKTGGCPEDCHFCSQSGLFQSPVRAAWLDIPSLVEAAKQTAKSGATEFCIVAAVRGPDERLLAQVAAGIEAIRNEVDIQIACSLGMLTQEQVDQLAAMGVHRYNHNLETAKSHFPNVVTTHSWEERWNTLRMVREAGMEVCCGGILGMGESLEQRAEFAANLAELEPDEVPLNFLNPRPGTPFGDLEVLPASEALKSVAAFRLALPRTILRFAGGREITLGDLGAKQGILGGINAVIVGNYLTTLGRPAEQDLDLLVDLQMPIKALNDTL; this is encoded by the coding sequence GTGACGTCGGCCCCGGTACAGACAGACATTCTCGCCCTGGCGCGTGACCAGGTTCTCGAACGCGGGGAAGGGCTCACGCAGAGCCAGGTACTCGAGGTCCTGCAACTGCCGGACGAGCGGCTCGAGGAGTTGCTCGCGCTGGCGCACGACGTGCGGATGACATGGTGCGGTCCCGAGGTCGAGGTGGAGGGAATCATCAGCCTCAAGACCGGCGGCTGCCCCGAGGACTGCCACTTCTGCTCGCAGTCGGGCCTGTTCCAGTCGCCGGTGCGAGCCGCCTGGCTCGACATCCCCTCGCTCGTGGAGGCTGCCAAGCAGACCGCCAAGTCCGGCGCCACCGAGTTCTGCATCGTCGCTGCGGTCCGCGGACCCGACGAACGGCTGCTCGCCCAGGTAGCGGCCGGTATCGAGGCCATCCGCAACGAGGTCGACATCCAGATCGCCTGCTCGCTCGGCATGCTCACCCAGGAGCAGGTCGACCAGCTGGCCGCCATGGGTGTGCACCGGTACAACCACAATCTCGAGACGGCGAAGTCGCACTTCCCGAATGTGGTGACCACCCACTCGTGGGAGGAGCGGTGGAACACGCTGCGGATGGTTCGTGAGGCGGGCATGGAGGTGTGCTGCGGCGGCATCCTCGGGATGGGCGAGAGCCTCGAGCAGCGCGCGGAGTTCGCCGCGAATCTGGCCGAACTCGAACCCGACGAGGTTCCGCTGAACTTCCTCAACCCCCGTCCGGGCACGCCGTTCGGCGACCTCGAGGTGCTGCCCGCGAGCGAGGCGCTCAAGTCGGTGGCCGCCTTCCGGCTCGCGCTGCCACGCACCATCCTCCGCTTCGCCGGTGGTCGTGAAATCACCCTCGGCGACCTCGGCGCAAAACAGGGCATCCTCGGCGGAATCAACGCCGTCATCGTCGGCAACTACCTGACGACGCTGGGACGGCCCGCGGAACAGGACCTCGACCTGCTCGTCGACCTGCAGATGCCGATCAAGGCACTGAACGACACCTTGTGA
- a CDS encoding DUF2567 domain-containing protein gives MASALVGAIWGVLAPAEHLLVVAPDRGVTLTGESVHRFDAIGMFACAGLVVGILAAVAAWTARRSRGPVAVAAVLAGNIVGAGVMALAGLGVAALRFPGDDVSTPGTIVATAPGIGTLLVLVFQPLAACVVTLVLAALNPFDDLGISDSPVELDEWDERDATLTS, from the coding sequence GTGGCAAGTGCACTCGTGGGGGCGATATGGGGAGTGCTCGCGCCGGCAGAACACCTGTTGGTCGTTGCGCCCGACCGCGGCGTCACGCTGACGGGTGAGAGTGTGCACCGGTTCGATGCGATCGGCATGTTCGCGTGCGCGGGGCTGGTCGTGGGCATCCTCGCCGCGGTTGCGGCGTGGACGGCGCGGCGGAGTCGTGGTCCGGTAGCTGTGGCGGCTGTCCTCGCCGGCAACATCGTCGGAGCGGGTGTCATGGCACTCGCCGGACTCGGCGTCGCTGCACTGCGGTTTCCCGGCGACGACGTGTCGACGCCCGGAACGATCGTCGCGACGGCACCGGGGATCGGGACGCTGCTCGTGCTGGTGTTCCAGCCGCTGGCTGCCTGCGTCGTGACGTTGGTACTCGCCGCGCTCAACCCATTCGACGACCTCGGAATCAGCGATTCCCCGGTCGAGCTCGACGAATGGGACGAGCGCGACGCGACACTTACTTCATGA
- a CDS encoding SDR family NAD(P)-dependent oxidoreductase: protein MSFDVSGTTVLITGASAGLGAEFARRFAERGADLVLVARRVDRLEQLATELRTAHHVSVTVIPFDLATPGAGERLRTELTARDIRIDSLINNAGFGTHGDFASAELERLTAEIQLNVTTLVELSHTFLPDLLRGRGALVNVASTAAFQPTPGMAVYGATKAFVLSFTEALWAEARGTGLTVLAVCPGPTRTEFFDVVGSEDAAVGRMQTADQVVTTALRALDRRSTPPSVVSGLMNWVSSVSTRFATRRIGALASGRLLGDVRMRTSVMK from the coding sequence ATGTCCTTCGACGTATCCGGAACCACCGTCCTCATCACCGGCGCGAGCGCGGGCCTCGGTGCCGAATTTGCCCGCCGGTTCGCCGAGCGGGGTGCAGATCTCGTCCTCGTCGCCCGCCGCGTCGATCGGCTCGAACAACTCGCCACCGAACTCCGCACCGCGCATCACGTGTCGGTCACCGTGATCCCGTTCGACCTCGCCACTCCCGGCGCCGGTGAGCGGCTGCGCACCGAATTGACTGCCCGCGACATCCGCATCGATTCACTGATCAACAACGCGGGATTCGGGACGCACGGAGACTTCGCGTCCGCCGAACTCGAGCGCCTCACCGCCGAGATACAGCTCAACGTCACCACCCTCGTCGAGCTGTCGCACACGTTCCTGCCCGACCTGCTGCGGGGACGCGGAGCTCTCGTGAACGTGGCGAGCACCGCCGCGTTCCAGCCGACTCCCGGCATGGCCGTGTACGGGGCGACCAAAGCGTTCGTACTGAGTTTCACGGAGGCATTGTGGGCAGAGGCGCGAGGCACGGGCCTCACCGTGCTCGCCGTCTGCCCGGGCCCTACCCGCACCGAATTCTTCGACGTCGTCGGTTCGGAGGACGCCGCCGTCGGCCGCATGCAGACCGCGGATCAGGTGGTGACGACAGCACTGCGCGCGCTGGATCGGCGCAGCACACCACCGAGCGTCGTATCCGGGCTGATGAACTGGGTGTCGTCCGTCAGCACCCGGTTCGCGACTCGCCGCATCGGCGCTCTCGCCAGTGGGCGTCTCCTCGGGGACGTCCGGATGCGAACCTCGGTCATGAAGTAA
- a CDS encoding TetR/AcrR family transcriptional regulator, protein MSVAEQPYHHGSLRQVLLARAESTLEQDGVDGISLRRLAREAGVSHAAPSKHFRDRQALLDALAESGFVRLTAALERAVEEAEPHARARFGALAGAYVSFALAHRELLALMYGNKHAPGAAPQVVAAGHAAMDLTVRIVTEAQAAGDIGGGDGSRIALVGFSTFHGIATLAAGGMLDGAPVDEVVTAASDTFWRGLGPRTEADSR, encoded by the coding sequence ATGTCCGTCGCCGAACAGCCCTATCACCACGGGAGTCTTCGCCAGGTGCTGCTCGCGCGCGCCGAGAGCACGCTCGAGCAGGACGGCGTCGACGGCATCTCCCTCCGCCGGCTCGCCCGTGAGGCCGGCGTCAGCCACGCCGCACCCAGCAAACACTTCCGGGACCGTCAGGCCCTGCTCGACGCACTCGCAGAGTCCGGATTCGTGCGGCTCACCGCCGCTCTCGAACGCGCCGTCGAGGAGGCCGAACCTCACGCCCGGGCCCGCTTCGGCGCGCTCGCCGGTGCCTACGTGAGCTTTGCCCTTGCCCACCGCGAGTTGCTGGCGCTGATGTACGGCAACAAGCACGCGCCCGGGGCCGCTCCTCAGGTGGTGGCGGCCGGTCACGCCGCGATGGACCTCACGGTCCGGATCGTCACCGAAGCCCAGGCCGCCGGCGACATCGGGGGCGGGGACGGGTCCCGCATCGCCCTCGTCGGGTTCTCGACATTCCACGGAATCGCCACCCTCGCTGCCGGGGGGATGCTCGACGGCGCGCCGGTGGACGAGGTCGTCACCGCCGCATCGGACACGTTCTGGCGGGGGCTCGGACCGAGGACCGAGGCCGACTCGCGGTGA
- the nadA gene encoding quinolinate synthase NadA: MTTNTLWAGTHPQIQDGPGGYGGVEASEEWAAEIKRLARERGATLLAHNYQLPAIQDVADHVGDSLALSRIAAEAPEDTIVFCGVHFMAETAKILSPAKTVLIPDERAGCSLADSINADQLREWKAEFPDAVVVSYVNTTAEVKGLTDICCTSSNAVDVVASIDPDREVLFLPDQFLGAHVKRVTGRKNMQIWAGECHVHAGINGDELTAQAKAHPGAELFVHPECGCATSALYLAGEGFVPEDKVKILSTGGMLDAARATGAKQVLVATEVGMLHQLRKAAPDVDFQAVNDRASCPYMKMITPAALLRCLLEGKDEVHVDLETAERARKSVQRMIEIGNPGGGE; this comes from the coding sequence ATGACGACCAACACGTTGTGGGCGGGAACGCACCCGCAGATTCAGGACGGTCCCGGCGGTTACGGGGGTGTCGAGGCGAGCGAGGAGTGGGCTGCCGAAATCAAACGGCTGGCGCGTGAGCGGGGGGCAACCCTGCTGGCGCACAACTACCAGTTACCCGCCATCCAGGACGTCGCCGACCACGTGGGTGACTCCCTCGCGCTCTCGCGCATCGCGGCGGAGGCGCCCGAGGACACGATCGTGTTCTGCGGTGTGCACTTCATGGCCGAGACGGCGAAGATACTCAGCCCGGCCAAGACCGTGCTGATCCCCGACGAGCGCGCGGGGTGCTCGCTTGCGGACTCGATCAACGCCGATCAGTTGCGGGAATGGAAGGCCGAATTTCCGGACGCAGTGGTCGTCTCGTACGTCAACACCACCGCCGAGGTGAAGGGACTGACGGACATCTGCTGCACGTCGTCCAACGCCGTCGACGTGGTGGCGTCGATCGACCCGGACCGTGAGGTGCTCTTCCTCCCCGACCAGTTCCTCGGCGCACACGTCAAGCGCGTCACCGGGCGCAAGAACATGCAGATCTGGGCGGGTGAATGCCACGTCCACGCCGGCATCAACGGCGACGAACTCACCGCCCAGGCGAAGGCGCACCCCGGCGCCGAGCTGTTCGTCCACCCGGAGTGCGGCTGCGCCACCTCGGCTCTGTACCTGGCGGGAGAAGGGTTCGTCCCCGAGGACAAGGTGAAGATCCTGTCGACGGGTGGCATGCTCGACGCCGCACGAGCGACCGGCGCCAAGCAGGTTCTCGTCGCGACCGAGGTCGGGATGCTGCACCAGCTGCGCAAGGCGGCGCCGGACGTCGACTTCCAGGCTGTCAACGACCGCGCTTCCTGCCCGTACATGAAGATGATCACCCCCGCGGCGCTCCTCCGGTGCCTGCTCGAAGGCAAGGACGAGGTTCACGTCGATCTCGAGACTGCCGAGCGTGCCCGTAAGTCGGTGCAGCGCATGATCGAGATCGGAAACCCTGGCGGCGGCGAGTGA
- the nadC gene encoding carboxylating nicotinate-nucleotide diphosphorylase, with protein MSGHVLPDGLDADEVRALVRLALDEDLRYGPDVTSTSTVPADAVAKASVVSRAHGTVAGLDVGLLVLDEVIGEGSYQVLERVADGTRVSPGQPVLRVSAPTRALLTAERTMLNLVCHLSGIATATAAWVDAVDGTGTRIRDSRKTLPGLRSLQKYAVRVGGGVNHRMGLGDAALIKDNHVAAAGSVVAALRAVRAAAPDIECEVEVDSLEQLDEVLAENVELVLLDNFPLWQTQIAVQRRDAEAPDTKLESSGGLTLDVAADYAGTGVDYLAVGALTHSVTVLDLGLDM; from the coding sequence ATGTCCGGCCATGTCCTTCCAGACGGTCTCGACGCGGACGAAGTGCGGGCACTCGTGCGACTCGCGCTCGACGAGGACCTGCGGTACGGCCCGGACGTGACGTCGACGTCGACGGTCCCGGCGGACGCGGTGGCCAAGGCGTCGGTCGTGTCCCGCGCGCACGGCACCGTGGCTGGTCTCGATGTGGGCCTTCTGGTGCTCGACGAGGTGATCGGTGAGGGCAGCTACCAGGTGCTCGAGCGCGTTGCCGACGGCACCCGTGTGAGCCCCGGGCAACCGGTTCTGAGGGTGTCCGCCCCTACGCGAGCGCTGCTCACTGCCGAGCGGACCATGCTGAATCTGGTGTGCCACCTCTCGGGGATCGCCACCGCGACGGCGGCGTGGGTGGACGCGGTCGACGGAACCGGGACGCGGATCAGGGACAGCCGCAAGACGCTGCCCGGGTTGCGTTCGCTGCAGAAGTACGCGGTCCGCGTCGGTGGTGGCGTCAATCACCGGATGGGGCTCGGGGACGCGGCGCTGATCAAGGACAACCACGTCGCCGCAGCAGGCTCGGTGGTGGCGGCGCTGCGGGCGGTGCGTGCGGCGGCCCCGGACATCGAGTGTGAGGTCGAGGTCGACAGCCTCGAGCAGCTCGACGAGGTACTGGCCGAAAACGTCGAACTCGTCCTCCTCGACAACTTCCCGCTGTGGCAGACGCAGATCGCCGTGCAGCGCCGCGACGCGGAGGCGCCCGACACCAAGCTGGAGTCCTCCGGAGGTCTCACGCTCGACGTAGCGGCGGACTACGCCGGCACGGGCGTCGACTATCTCGCGGTCGGGGCTCTCACCCACTCCGTCACGGTGCTGGATCTCGGGCTCGACATGTAA
- a CDS encoding glycoside hydrolase family 1 protein, which yields MRTPSTLLGAAALLLCFVTCPATSGAEPLPDEFLWGVATSGFQSEGSSPDSNWARYAASGRTDDAIGDSVDFRHRYREDIARAADLGVDVFRFGIEWARVQPSPGSWDDTELRYYDDVVREITGRGMTPMITLDHWVYPGWVADKGGWANQATVDHWLEYARRVVPRYSGSGALWITINEPTVYLQKELTFGGVTAAQGPQMLDRLVEVHRRAYDLIHEYDPDARVSSNLSYIPAATDAVDAMFVDRVREKLDFLGVDYYYGLALDNVTAVNAITDDFYRIDPQPDGIYSALMRYTRKFPGLPLYVVENGMPTDNGQPRPDGYTRSDHLRDHIYWMERARQDGAPVIGYNYWSITDNYEWGTYRPRFGLYTVDALTDPTLTRRPTDAVATYRDIIVAGLPDSYVPARKPGFCSLVDLPTSCIDPP from the coding sequence ATGCGGACTCCGTCGACTCTCCTGGGCGCCGCCGCGCTTCTCCTGTGCTTCGTGACGTGCCCGGCCACATCGGGCGCCGAACCGCTACCGGACGAGTTCCTCTGGGGCGTCGCCACTTCCGGCTTCCAATCGGAGGGTTCGTCGCCCGACAGCAACTGGGCGCGCTACGCGGCGTCGGGCAGGACCGACGATGCAATCGGCGACTCGGTCGACTTCCGTCACCGCTACCGCGAGGACATCGCCCGCGCGGCAGATCTCGGTGTCGACGTGTTCCGCTTCGGCATCGAATGGGCGCGGGTACAGCCGTCGCCCGGCTCCTGGGACGACACCGAACTCCGGTACTACGACGACGTCGTCCGGGAGATCACCGGCCGAGGGATGACACCGATGATCACCCTCGACCACTGGGTGTATCCGGGCTGGGTCGCAGACAAGGGTGGGTGGGCGAATCAGGCGACGGTCGACCACTGGCTCGAGTACGCCCGCAGGGTCGTACCCCGCTACTCCGGGTCGGGCGCTCTCTGGATCACCATCAACGAACCGACCGTGTATCTGCAGAAGGAACTGACATTCGGCGGCGTCACCGCCGCTCAGGGTCCCCAGATGCTCGACCGCCTGGTCGAGGTGCACCGCCGCGCCTACGACCTGATTCACGAGTACGACCCGGACGCCCGCGTCAGCAGCAATCTCTCCTACATCCCGGCCGCCACCGACGCCGTGGATGCGATGTTCGTGGACCGGGTTCGCGAGAAGCTCGACTTCCTCGGGGTCGACTACTACTACGGACTCGCTCTCGACAACGTCACCGCCGTCAACGCGATCACCGACGACTTCTACCGCATCGATCCGCAACCGGACGGCATCTACTCCGCGCTGATGCGCTACACCCGCAAGTTCCCCGGACTGCCGTTGTACGTCGTGGAGAACGGTATGCCGACCGACAACGGCCAACCTCGACCGGACGGGTACACCCGTTCGGATCACCTCCGCGACCACATCTATTGGATGGAACGGGCCCGGCAGGACGGAGCACCGGTCATCGGCTACAACTACTGGTCGATCACCGACAATTACGAGTGGGGAACGTACCGGCCCCGGTTCGGTCTCTACACCGTCGACGCGCTTACCGATCCGACCCTCACCCGCCGCCCCACAGATGCGGTCGCAACCTACCGCGACATCATCGTGGCAGGGCTGCCGGACAGCTACGTCCCGGCACGGAAACCGGGATTCTGTTCACTGGTGGATCTGCCCACCAGCTGCATCGACCCGCCCTGA
- a CDS encoding acyl-CoA dehydrogenase family protein produces the protein MVDTSAPKVTEEEARAVAEEARESGWDKPSFAKELFLGRFRLDLVHPFPRPAAEDAAKADEFLTRLRAHCEEMDGSVIESQSRIPDEYVRGLADLGCFGLKISEEYGGLGLSQVAYNRALMLVASVHPSLGALLSAHQSIGVPEPLKLAGTPEQKAEFLPRCARGAISAFLLTEPDVGSDPARLASSATPIEGGAAYELDGVKLWTTNGVVAELLVVMARVPKSEGHRGGISAFVVEADTPGITVERRNAFMGLRGIENGVTRMYKVRVPKENLIGREGDGLKIALTTLNAGRLAIPAMCAGAGKWSLKIAREWSGVRVQWGKPVGEHAAVANKLSFMAATTYALEAVVDLSAQMNDEGRNDIRIEAALAKLWSSEMACVLSDELIQVRGGRGYETAASLAARGERAVPAEQLDRDLRINRIFEGSSEIMRLLVAREAVDAHLTAAGDLADPHADTGAKARAAAKASGFYAKWLPQLVAGKGQMPMAYGDFGILAKHLRFVERHSRKLARSTFYGMARWQAALEKQQGFLGRVVDIGAELFAMSASCVKAEMQREENEAEGAAAYELADVFCRQAALRVEKLFDGLWHNTDDVDRQVAHSLLEGRYAWLERGVVDPSEGTGPWITEWTPGASTEENLARRFVESTRL, from the coding sequence ATGGTCGACACATCAGCTCCGAAAGTCACCGAGGAAGAAGCACGAGCTGTAGCGGAGGAAGCGAGGGAATCCGGTTGGGACAAACCCTCATTCGCAAAGGAACTGTTTCTGGGACGGTTCCGGCTGGATCTGGTTCACCCGTTTCCCCGGCCCGCGGCCGAGGACGCTGCCAAAGCCGACGAATTCCTGACTCGTCTCCGCGCCCACTGCGAGGAGATGGACGGCAGTGTCATCGAATCCCAGTCGCGAATCCCCGACGAGTACGTTCGCGGCCTCGCCGACCTGGGATGTTTCGGGCTGAAGATCTCCGAGGAGTACGGCGGACTCGGGCTTTCCCAGGTCGCCTACAACCGGGCGTTGATGCTGGTCGCGTCGGTGCACCCCAGCCTCGGCGCACTCCTGTCGGCGCACCAGTCGATCGGGGTACCGGAGCCGCTCAAGCTCGCCGGCACACCCGAGCAGAAAGCCGAGTTCCTGCCGCGGTGTGCCCGAGGTGCCATCTCCGCGTTTCTCCTCACCGAACCGGATGTCGGTTCCGACCCGGCCAGGCTGGCGTCGTCGGCGACTCCCATCGAAGGCGGGGCGGCCTACGAACTGGACGGCGTGAAGCTGTGGACGACCAACGGCGTCGTCGCGGAACTGCTCGTCGTCATGGCACGGGTTCCGAAGAGTGAGGGTCACCGCGGCGGGATCTCGGCGTTCGTCGTCGAGGCCGACACCCCGGGCATCACCGTGGAACGGCGCAATGCCTTCATGGGGCTACGCGGGATCGAGAACGGCGTGACCCGCATGTACAAGGTTCGCGTTCCCAAAGAAAATCTCATCGGGCGGGAAGGCGACGGACTCAAGATCGCGCTCACCACACTGAACGCCGGCCGGCTCGCGATACCCGCAATGTGCGCCGGCGCCGGCAAATGGTCGCTGAAGATCGCCAGGGAATGGTCCGGTGTCCGGGTGCAGTGGGGCAAGCCGGTCGGTGAGCACGCGGCCGTCGCCAACAAGTTGTCATTCATGGCCGCCACCACCTACGCCCTCGAAGCCGTGGTGGACCTGTCGGCACAGATGAACGACGAGGGCCGCAACGACATCCGGATCGAGGCGGCGCTCGCCAAGCTGTGGTCGTCCGAGATGGCCTGCGTTCTCTCCGACGAGCTCATTCAGGTGCGCGGCGGTCGGGGATACGAGACTGCGGCGTCACTGGCGGCCCGAGGAGAACGGGCAGTTCCCGCTGAGCAACTCGACCGAGATCTGCGCATCAACAGGATCTTCGAGGGCTCGAGCGAAATCATGCGTCTGCTCGTCGCCCGCGAGGCCGTCGACGCCCATCTCACGGCGGCAGGCGATCTCGCCGACCCTCACGCCGACACCGGCGCGAAGGCCCGGGCGGCCGCCAAGGCGAGTGGCTTCTACGCGAAGTGGTTGCCTCAGCTCGTCGCCGGCAAGGGACAAATGCCGATGGCATACGGCGACTTCGGCATTCTGGCCAAGCATCTGCGCTTCGTCGAGCGGCATTCCCGCAAACTGGCCCGCTCCACGTTCTACGGCATGGCCCGCTGGCAGGCGGCGCTCGAGAAGCAGCAGGGATTCCTCGGCCGGGTGGTGGACATCGGCGCAGAACTGTTCGCGATGTCCGCCAGCTGTGTCAAAGCGGAGATGCAGCGCGAGGAGAACGAGGCCGAGGGAGCCGCGGCCTACGAACTCGCCGACGTGTTCTGCCGGCAGGCCGCACTCCGTGTGGAGAAACTGTTCGACGGGTTGTGGCACAACACCGACGATGTCGATCGGCAGGTCGCGCATTCCCTTCTCGAAGGACGGTATGCGTGGCTCGAACGAGGAGTGGTCGACCCCAGCGAGGGCACCGGTCCGTGGATCACCGAATGGACGCCCGGCGCGTCCACCGAAGAGAATCTCGCCAGGAGGTTCGTCGAATCCACTCGTCTCTGA
- the hisD gene encoding histidinol dehydrogenase, translating into MLARTDLRGRTPSTAELRAALPRGGVDVDAVLHQVRPVVDAVRERGAAAALDFSEQFDGVRPAQIRVPQAELDRALAELDPAVRAALEVAIERTRKVHADQRRKDTTTQVVPGGTVTERWVPVDRVGLYVPGGNAVYPSSVVMNVVPAQAAGVRSLVVASPPQAEFGGLPHPTILAAAALLGVDEVWAVGGGQAVALLTYGGTDTDGAELAPVDLITGPGNIYVTAAKRLCRGLVGIDAEAGPTEIAILADHTADAVHVAADMISQAEHDVMAASVLVTTSIELADAVDTALAAQLEITKHKERVTAALSGTQSGTVLVSDVEAGLRVVNAYAAEHLEIQTENATAVAAKVTSAGAVFVGPWAPVSLGDYCAGSNHVLPTAGCARHSSGLSVQTFLRGIHVVDYSESALKEVSGHVITLSNAEDLPAHGEAVRLRFEALR; encoded by the coding sequence ATGCTCGCCCGCACCGACCTTCGTGGTCGTACCCCTTCCACGGCCGAACTTCGTGCCGCACTTCCTCGAGGTGGAGTGGATGTGGACGCGGTGCTGCATCAGGTTCGCCCCGTGGTCGACGCCGTGCGCGAACGTGGCGCCGCTGCCGCCCTCGACTTCAGTGAGCAGTTCGACGGCGTCCGGCCTGCGCAGATACGTGTCCCGCAGGCAGAACTCGACCGTGCGCTCGCTGAACTCGATCCCGCAGTCCGGGCCGCTCTCGAAGTCGCGATCGAACGCACCCGCAAGGTGCACGCCGACCAGCGCCGCAAGGACACCACTACCCAGGTAGTCCCCGGCGGCACCGTCACCGAGCGGTGGGTGCCCGTCGACCGGGTAGGCCTCTACGTGCCCGGCGGCAACGCCGTCTACCCGTCCAGTGTCGTCATGAACGTCGTGCCGGCGCAGGCCGCCGGTGTGCGGTCTCTCGTGGTGGCCTCCCCGCCCCAGGCGGAGTTCGGCGGACTCCCGCACCCGACCATCCTCGCGGCGGCGGCGTTGCTGGGCGTCGACGAGGTCTGGGCCGTCGGCGGCGGGCAGGCTGTCGCCCTGCTCACCTACGGCGGCACCGACACGGACGGCGCCGAACTCGCCCCCGTCGACCTGATCACCGGTCCCGGCAACATCTACGTCACGGCGGCCAAGCGCCTGTGCCGTGGCCTCGTCGGCATCGACGCCGAGGCCGGACCCACCGAGATCGCGATCCTCGCCGACCACACGGCAGACGCGGTGCACGTCGCGGCAGACATGATCAGCCAGGCCGAGCACGACGTGATGGCGGCGAGCGTGCTCGTCACCACCAGCATCGAGCTCGCCGACGCCGTCGACACGGCGCTGGCCGCGCAACTGGAGATCACCAAGCACAAGGAGCGCGTCACTGCCGCGCTGTCCGGCACGCAGTCGGGCACCGTCCTGGTCTCCGATGTCGAGGCGGGACTGCGGGTGGTCAACGCCTACGCCGCCGAGCACCTCGAGATCCAGACCGAGAACGCCACTGCCGTCGCCGCGAAGGTGACCAGTGCGGGTGCGGTGTTCGTCGGGCCGTGGGCGCCGGTCAGCCTCGGCGACTACTGCGCCGGATCTAACCATGTCCTGCCCACCGCGGGCTGCGCCCGGCACTCCTCGGGTCTGAGCGTGCAAACGTTCCTGCGGGGCATCCACGTGGTCGACTACTCGGAATCCGCGCTGAAGGAGGTCTCCGGCCACGTCATCACCCTCTCCAACGCCGAGGACCTCCCCGCACACGGTGAGGCTGTCCGGCTGCGTTTCGAGGCCTTGCGGTGA